One genomic window of Undibacterium cyanobacteriorum includes the following:
- a CDS encoding YifB family Mg chelatase-like AAA ATPase — MSLAVLKSRALSGMSAPQVTVEVHLANGLPAFTIVGLPETEVKESKDRVRAAIQNSRFDFPAQRITVNLAPAELPKESGRFDLPIALGILAASGQIPNDAFDDYEFAGELSLSGELRPIRGALAMTFAIAQSHQIDPSARLPHAAFILPIANAEEAALVKQARILPAQSLLQVCAHFAARSDEQSLVAYASAAVGRLPCYPDLHEVKGQQKAKRALEIAAAGQHSALMIGPPGTGKSMLASRFPSILPSMTDVEGLESAAVQSLTGGFSIERWKQRPFRSPHHTASAVALVGGGGNPRPGEISLAHRGVLFLDELPEFDRKVLEVLREPLESGHICISRAARQAEFPARFQLIAAMNPCPCGYFGHFNGKCRCTPDSIDRYQGRLSGPLLDRIDMQIPVNALPHEDLLKLADGESSDQIRARVEHAFQRQIERQGKSNSLLSTNEIDQYCQSEQAAIDLLQNAMSKFNWSARAFHRVLKLARTIADLSNHAVIKQQHVAEAIQYRRALKEH; from the coding sequence ATGAGTTTAGCGGTGCTTAAAAGTCGCGCATTGAGCGGCATGTCAGCACCGCAAGTGACAGTCGAAGTCCATCTTGCGAATGGGCTTCCTGCTTTCACCATCGTTGGTCTTCCCGAGACCGAAGTCAAAGAATCAAAAGACCGTGTGCGGGCGGCGATTCAAAATTCTCGTTTTGATTTTCCAGCTCAAAGAATCACGGTTAACCTAGCTCCTGCCGAACTCCCCAAAGAATCGGGGCGCTTCGATTTGCCCATCGCCCTCGGGATTTTGGCGGCCTCCGGTCAAATCCCGAATGATGCTTTTGACGATTATGAATTCGCTGGCGAGCTATCTCTTTCTGGCGAATTAAGGCCAATTCGCGGTGCTTTAGCGATGACCTTTGCGATTGCGCAAAGTCATCAAATTGATCCGTCTGCACGTCTTCCCCATGCAGCCTTTATCCTACCGATTGCCAACGCCGAAGAAGCTGCTTTGGTTAAGCAAGCCCGCATTTTGCCCGCTCAAAGTTTGCTGCAGGTATGCGCCCACTTCGCTGCAAGATCCGATGAGCAAAGCTTAGTTGCATATGCCAGCGCCGCAGTTGGAAGGCTCCCATGCTATCCAGATTTGCACGAAGTGAAAGGGCAACAGAAGGCCAAACGAGCCCTTGAAATAGCTGCCGCCGGCCAACACAGCGCCTTAATGATAGGGCCACCAGGGACGGGCAAATCGATGCTGGCATCACGGTTTCCTAGCATTTTACCAAGTATGACCGACGTCGAGGGTTTGGAGTCAGCCGCTGTTCAATCACTCACAGGTGGCTTTTCTATCGAACGCTGGAAACAACGGCCATTTCGTAGCCCTCATCACACGGCGTCGGCCGTGGCGCTAGTAGGCGGTGGCGGCAATCCTCGCCCAGGTGAAATCTCGCTGGCCCATCGCGGTGTTTTATTTCTTGATGAACTACCAGAGTTCGACCGCAAAGTCTTAGAGGTGTTACGCGAACCCCTCGAATCAGGGCACATATGCATCTCACGTGCCGCGCGCCAGGCCGAATTTCCGGCACGCTTTCAATTGATTGCCGCAATGAATCCCTGTCCCTGTGGTTACTTCGGTCATTTTAATGGGAAATGTCGGTGCACTCCCGATTCGATCGACCGCTATCAGGGCCGTTTGTCTGGGCCATTATTAGACCGAATTGATATGCAAATTCCGGTCAACGCTCTGCCACACGAAGATCTATTAAAGCTTGCCGATGGTGAATCCAGCGACCAGATCCGAGCGCGTGTGGAACATGCATTTCAACGGCAGATCGAGCGTCAAGGGAAGAGCAACAGCCTACTGTCCACTAATGAAATTGATCAGTATTGTCAATCGGAGCAAGCTGCTATCGACCTGCTCCAAAACGCCATGAGCAAGTTCAACTGGTCTGCTCGTGCCTTTCATCGTGTGCTTAAACTCGCACGAACTATTGCTGATTTATCAAACCATGCGGTCATAAAACAACAACATGTGGCAGAAGCGATACAGTATCGACGAGCCCTCAAAGAACATTAA
- a CDS encoding accessory factor UbiK family protein — translation MDANNFLNDMQAKLHQVLESSPAKDIEKNVKAMMTQGFSKLDLVTREEFDIQAQVLAKTRAKLEALEARVAALEAQLRDEA, via the coding sequence ATGGACGCAAATAATTTTCTAAATGATATGCAAGCGAAACTCCATCAGGTATTGGAAAGTTCGCCTGCCAAGGATATTGAGAAGAATGTCAAAGCCATGATGACCCAAGGTTTTTCAAAACTTGATCTCGTTACACGCGAAGAGTTTGATATCCAAGCCCAAGTCTTAGCCAAAACACGCGCCAAATTAGAAGCCTTAGAAGCACGCGTCGCGGCACTTGAGGCGCAACTAAGAGACGAGGCCTAA
- a CDS encoding TorF family putative porin, with translation MKKILLCAAVASTFMGSVAHADDAKPAEAQPEHVVSFNLGAVTDYRYRGISQSGLKPALQGGADYTNNVNGLYAGAWLSTIKWTKDAGGGGSVEVDLYAGKRGEIASGITYDVGVLSYVYPSNDLGKVKGFVDANTTELYGQLSNGPVYIKYSHSFTNTFAFVDSKGSGYLDVGANLEMSDGYTLNLHAGRQTLKNNSAYAYNDWKIGVTKELGGVNFSLSVIGTNADDKLYVTPSAKFTGKTSLQLLAVKTF, from the coding sequence ATGAAGAAAATTCTACTCTGTGCAGCGGTCGCAAGTACTTTCATGGGAAGTGTTGCTCACGCGGACGACGCCAAACCGGCCGAAGCCCAACCAGAACATGTAGTGAGTTTTAATCTCGGTGCCGTCACCGATTACCGTTACCGCGGAATCTCACAATCTGGTCTGAAGCCTGCCCTACAAGGCGGTGCAGACTACACCAATAACGTGAACGGACTGTATGCCGGCGCATGGTTGTCCACCATTAAATGGACCAAAGACGCAGGTGGTGGTGGTAGCGTCGAAGTGGATCTCTACGCGGGTAAGCGTGGTGAGATCGCTAGTGGCATTACTTATGACGTCGGCGTTTTGTCCTACGTCTATCCTTCCAATGATTTGGGCAAGGTAAAGGGTTTTGTTGATGCCAACACCACTGAGCTTTACGGACAGTTGAGTAATGGCCCTGTGTATATCAAATACTCGCACTCATTCACGAACACATTCGCATTTGTTGATAGTAAAGGTAGTGGCTACCTCGACGTTGGCGCGAATCTGGAAATGTCCGATGGCTATACCTTGAACTTACACGCAGGTCGTCAGACTTTGAAGAACAACAGTGCCTATGCGTACAACGATTGGAAAATCGGCGTGACCAAAGAACTTGGTGGCGTGAATTTCTCTTTGTCAGTGATCGGCACCAATGCGGACGACAAATTGTATGTCACGCCATCTGCCAAGTTCACCGGCAAAACGAGCCTTCAATTGTTGGCTGTGAAGACTTTCTAA
- a CDS encoding P-II family nitrogen regulator: MKLITAIIKPFKLDEVREALSEIGVQGITVTEVKGFGRQKGHTELYRGAEYVVDFLPKTKIEAAVEDSIVERAIEAIETSARTGKIGDGKIFVYSLDQVIRIRTGETGNEAL; encoded by the coding sequence ATGAAATTAATTACTGCAATTATCAAACCATTCAAGCTTGACGAAGTCCGTGAAGCGCTCTCTGAAATCGGTGTGCAAGGGATTACTGTCACCGAAGTGAAAGGTTTCGGACGTCAAAAAGGTCACACCGAGTTATACCGTGGTGCGGAGTACGTGGTCGACTTTTTACCGAAAACCAAAATTGAAGCGGCGGTCGAAGACAGTATCGTTGAACGTGCTATTGAAGCGATCGAGACTTCGGCACGCACCGGCAAAATTGGTGACGGCAAAATCTTCGTGTACTCCTTAGACCAGGTCATCCGGATTCGTACTGGTGAAACAGGTAACGAAGCCTTATAA
- a CDS encoding ammonium transporter: MKSFLKSFAAIALTLCMSQVHLANAEEASASAAAASASASVAVTPASAPAVAPSAAASVASVASAPVVEAAASAPAEAAPAPVPNKADTAWMMVATLLVIMMAIPGLALFYGGLVRSKNMLSILLQVFMIFAVIIVLWCIYGYSLAFTEGSAFIGKFDRVMLAGIFDPTKATFTAAATFSKGVVIPEFIYAAFQATFAAITCGLIIGAFAERAKFKAVLLFVVLWFTFSYLPIAHMVWFWTGPDAIKDAATLATETAKAGYIFQMGALDFAGGTVVHINAAVAGLVGAFMIGKRVGYGREAMAPHSLTMTMIGASLLWVGWFGFNAGSAYEANDTAALAFINTLLATAAATVSWVFGEWFTKGKPSMLGGASGAVAGLVAITPACGFVGPSGALVIGLLAGVVCLWGVNGLKRLLGADDSLDVFGVHGVGGIMGALLTGVFASPSLGGVGIFDYVTNKLSADPYSIVAQVTTQAKAVGITIIWSAVVSIIAYKLVDIVIGLRVPEDEEREGLDITSHGESAYHS, encoded by the coding sequence ATGAAAAGCTTTTTGAAATCATTCGCGGCGATCGCCCTGACTCTGTGTATGAGTCAAGTCCATCTCGCTAACGCCGAAGAAGCGAGTGCTTCAGCGGCAGCCGCTAGCGCATCGGCCAGTGTGGCAGTAACACCAGCTTCTGCGCCAGCAGTCGCACCAAGCGCTGCAGCCTCGGTTGCCTCAGTAGCTTCAGCACCAGTGGTCGAAGCTGCGGCTTCTGCACCCGCTGAGGCAGCGCCAGCACCAGTTCCAAATAAAGCCGATACAGCGTGGATGATGGTTGCCACCTTGTTAGTGATCATGATGGCGATTCCAGGCTTAGCATTGTTCTACGGCGGCTTGGTTCGTTCGAAGAATATGCTGTCGATCTTGTTGCAAGTCTTCATGATCTTCGCGGTGATCATCGTGTTGTGGTGTATCTATGGTTACTCCCTCGCCTTTACCGAAGGTAGCGCTTTCATCGGTAAATTCGACCGAGTGATGTTGGCTGGTATCTTTGATCCCACAAAAGCGACTTTCACTGCAGCAGCGACTTTCAGTAAAGGCGTGGTGATTCCAGAGTTCATATACGCGGCCTTCCAAGCGACCTTTGCAGCCATCACTTGCGGTTTGATCATCGGTGCTTTTGCTGAGCGTGCTAAGTTCAAAGCAGTATTGCTGTTCGTCGTCTTGTGGTTCACTTTCAGCTATTTGCCAATCGCTCACATGGTATGGTTCTGGACCGGCCCTGATGCGATTAAAGATGCCGCAACTTTGGCAACCGAAACAGCGAAAGCTGGTTATATTTTCCAAATGGGTGCACTCGATTTTGCTGGTGGTACGGTGGTACATATCAACGCTGCGGTGGCTGGTTTGGTCGGTGCCTTTATGATTGGCAAACGCGTTGGTTATGGCCGCGAAGCGATGGCGCCACACTCTTTAACAATGACCATGATTGGTGCGTCTCTGTTGTGGGTGGGTTGGTTCGGTTTCAACGCAGGTTCTGCGTACGAAGCGAATGACACAGCAGCTTTGGCCTTCATCAACACTTTGTTAGCGACCGCTGCAGCGACCGTATCTTGGGTCTTTGGCGAGTGGTTCACAAAGGGCAAGCCTTCAATGTTGGGTGGTGCTTCCGGTGCGGTAGCGGGTCTGGTGGCGATTACACCAGCATGCGGTTTCGTCGGGCCATCCGGTGCATTGGTGATCGGTCTGTTGGCGGGTGTAGTCTGCCTGTGGGGTGTCAACGGTTTGAAACGCTTGCTTGGCGCAGATGACTCTCTCGACGTCTTCGGCGTGCACGGTGTTGGCGGCATCATGGGCGCATTACTGACAGGCGTGTTCGCATCTCCATCATTGGGCGGCGTCGGTATTTTCGATTACGTGACGAATAAGTTGTCTGCTGATCCTTATTCAATCGTTGCACAAGTAACGACGCAGGCGAAAGCAGTCGGTATTACGATTATCTGGTCAGCGGTGGTTTCTATCATCGCTTACAAATTGGTGGATATCGTGATCGGCTTGCGTGTTCCAGAAGATGAAGAACGTGAAGGCTTGGATATCACTAGCCATGGTGAGTCCGCATATCACTCTTAA
- a CDS encoding ATP-binding protein: MNEALQRIEHCARRHPHLAKRLFERAEQEAKASNDTKNALNALIRRFFIEERLGHAIKLSEDLIAGLQQAEVHNLPYQAGKLMLCLGRVHYTQGIYKESIRFWTRCIDLCKITHDTEVQIEARIGLGQIYDALGDWETGARFHADAGKLLEKFDRPYLKSKQAINLGVNCLNIGKVEQAFELFTQAKQQAERGRIKEYIAEAHWHLGTVAQRLGKLTKAAEEINTAIGLAKSCGYEWLLGMAANSLGAIHTAQGNQEAAIEVFLEALQHAEQIGSRHQCAHCCNALSHLYEAQQQPLKALEYARRYHQINHEIAELTVVDKFRELREYDLSRKPPVELLLDLSSDSQLEEKSVVEALQRIAHEAQAILQVDCVVVWLRDEDVNRLRCTVAQASIALPIEAGQYLQQTDYLKYFQVIQALQTPNAAHDVRLHPAAQELNQLYLGCNLASILEVSIRMHGTQIGLISFANFGAARSWSREDVLFGSHIANLIQQVLSHDEYKQAQNKLENRVNERTKELQQQTELLRTAHNNIFILSELGREITSQLNRESIMSTLYHHVIRLMPAEAFSIGIYKPEHDSIAFPCNIVREKSQRPYTRDMHDPDLLSVWCIKHRREIYINDIREDYIHYIGFEGLDKLTSNDAYYEGDTRFEPLSFIYAPLIIKGRILGLISVQSSQVHAFQRMHVDMLTTLAAYTAVAFDNADTYQQLSSAQQLLMSKEKLAALGALVAGIAHEINTPLGNCLLTSTALKEQTNRFLIQLEEGTLKRSGLNHFTTALSEANDMLTRNLLTASELVSSFKQVSVDQTSQQRREFNLQKTSQEIIRTMQGRINKQGHTLEIDIPDEIMIDSYPGPYGQVITNFINNALIHGFEDIEGGMMKLKAEQINADYIRIQFSDNGQGIKPEYLRRIFDPFFTTKLGQGGSGLGMNIVHNIVNDLLAGTIEVESEVGQGTRITLVLPTHPA, encoded by the coding sequence ATGAATGAAGCTTTGCAACGGATCGAACACTGTGCGCGACGCCATCCACATCTGGCTAAACGTTTGTTCGAACGTGCGGAGCAAGAGGCGAAGGCATCAAACGATACCAAAAATGCACTCAATGCTCTGATCCGACGTTTCTTTATTGAAGAGCGTCTCGGACATGCCATCAAACTCAGCGAGGACCTCATCGCAGGTCTGCAACAAGCCGAAGTTCATAATCTCCCATATCAGGCCGGCAAGCTCATGCTTTGCCTTGGTCGAGTCCACTACACCCAAGGAATCTATAAAGAGTCGATCCGTTTTTGGACGCGTTGCATTGATTTATGCAAAATCACCCACGATACCGAAGTCCAAATTGAGGCACGTATTGGTCTCGGACAAATTTATGACGCCCTCGGTGATTGGGAGACGGGGGCGCGTTTTCATGCTGATGCTGGCAAACTCTTAGAGAAATTTGATCGTCCTTATCTGAAAAGTAAGCAGGCCATTAATCTGGGGGTGAATTGCCTCAATATTGGCAAAGTTGAACAAGCATTCGAGCTATTCACTCAAGCCAAACAGCAAGCAGAGCGTGGTCGTATCAAAGAGTATATCGCCGAAGCTCATTGGCATCTCGGAACGGTGGCGCAACGGCTCGGCAAACTCACGAAAGCAGCCGAAGAAATTAACACCGCGATCGGTTTAGCCAAGTCTTGTGGTTACGAATGGTTGCTCGGCATGGCGGCCAATTCACTTGGCGCCATTCACACTGCGCAAGGCAATCAGGAGGCCGCCATCGAGGTCTTCCTTGAAGCTCTTCAACACGCGGAACAAATTGGTTCGCGCCATCAATGCGCACACTGTTGCAATGCTTTATCGCACCTGTATGAAGCACAACAGCAACCTCTCAAAGCTCTTGAATATGCTCGTCGATATCATCAAATCAATCACGAGATCGCCGAGTTAACGGTCGTTGATAAATTCCGTGAACTACGTGAATACGATCTCTCACGTAAACCCCCAGTTGAACTTCTCTTGGACTTGTCCTCGGACAGTCAACTGGAGGAGAAAAGCGTGGTCGAAGCCTTGCAAAGAATCGCCCATGAAGCACAGGCGATTCTCCAGGTTGATTGTGTCGTGGTTTGGCTACGCGATGAAGACGTCAACCGACTTCGTTGTACTGTCGCCCAGGCTTCGATTGCTTTGCCGATTGAAGCCGGACAATACCTACAACAAACCGATTACCTAAAGTATTTCCAAGTTATTCAAGCATTGCAAACACCAAATGCGGCGCATGATGTGCGTCTTCATCCTGCTGCGCAAGAACTGAATCAGCTTTATCTCGGCTGCAATCTCGCTTCTATTTTGGAAGTATCGATACGTATGCATGGCACCCAAATCGGGCTGATTAGTTTTGCTAACTTTGGGGCCGCACGCAGCTGGTCTCGCGAAGATGTCTTGTTTGGAAGTCACATCGCCAATCTGATTCAACAAGTACTGAGCCATGACGAATACAAACAAGCGCAAAATAAGCTTGAGAATCGGGTAAATGAGCGAACCAAGGAATTACAACAACAAACCGAACTGCTACGAACGGCTCATAACAACATCTTTATTTTGAGTGAATTAGGACGTGAAATTACTTCTCAGCTGAACCGTGAAAGTATCATGTCCACGCTGTATCATCATGTGATTCGTTTAATGCCGGCTGAAGCTTTTTCTATCGGCATCTATAAACCGGAACACGACAGCATTGCTTTTCCGTGCAATATCGTACGAGAAAAAAGTCAACGCCCTTATACGAGAGATATGCATGATCCGGATTTGCTCTCAGTATGGTGCATCAAGCATAGACGTGAAATCTACATTAATGACATTCGCGAAGACTACATTCACTACATCGGCTTTGAAGGCTTAGACAAACTCACCTCGAACGACGCTTACTACGAAGGTGATACTCGCTTCGAACCGCTTTCATTTATTTATGCACCGTTAATTATCAAGGGGCGCATACTCGGCCTTATTTCGGTGCAGAGTTCTCAAGTTCACGCCTTCCAACGTATGCACGTCGATATGCTGACGACGCTTGCTGCTTACACCGCGGTCGCCTTCGATAACGCGGACACCTACCAGCAACTCTCATCGGCGCAACAACTTCTGATGTCAAAGGAAAAATTGGCTGCACTCGGTGCTTTGGTGGCAGGTATCGCGCATGAAATCAACACACCGCTCGGCAATTGCCTGCTGACTTCGACCGCATTAAAGGAGCAAACCAATCGCTTCTTAATCCAACTCGAAGAAGGAACACTTAAACGCTCCGGCCTCAACCATTTCACCACTGCTCTCAGCGAAGCGAATGATATGTTGACGAGGAACTTGCTTACAGCGAGTGAATTAGTCAGTAGCTTTAAACAAGTGTCAGTTGACCAAACCAGTCAACAGCGGCGCGAATTTAATCTACAGAAAACCAGCCAAGAAATTATTCGAACCATGCAGGGACGAATTAACAAACAAGGTCACACTCTGGAAATCGATATTCCCGATGAGATCATGATTGATAGTTACCCTGGCCCTTATGGACAAGTCATTACCAACTTTATCAATAATGCCCTCATTCACGGCTTTGAGGATATTGAAGGAGGGATGATGAAACTCAAGGCAGAGCAAATCAATGCGGACTACATTCGCATTCAATTTAGCGATAACGGACAAGGTATTAAACCTGAGTATCTGCGACGAATTTTCGATCCGTTCTTTACTACAAAATTAGGGCAAGGTGGCAGTGGCCTCGGCATGAATATTGTGCACAATATCGTCAACGACTTATTGGCTGGCACGATTGAGGTCGAAAGCGAAGTCGGCCAAGGTACCCGTATCACGCTTGTCTTACCGACCCATCCCGCCTAA
- a CDS encoding DNA-3-methyladenine glycosylase 2 family protein, whose amino-acid sequence MQQHTEYYRAMVAKDPRFDGVFFAGIKTTGIYCRPICRVKTPRESSCLFFSSQAAAEAAGFRPCLRCRPELAPYAIQQNLAHAIWRKIASGALNELSVEEFAEQIGLSSRQLRRVMLQEFGVSPIELAQTQRLLFAKKLLQETNMPMIDVAFAAGFGSLRRFNALFEERYHMTPASIRRQSERVDDLLFLRLAYRPPLAWRELLVYLQGRAMNGIESIDLQAESYARTVQIGKHQGWIRVQHLPDSQQLGLTVSHGLQPVLMPLIERVRNQFDLEANPTMVANHLQQEPILAAQIARTPGLRVPGTFDVFELAIRAILGQQVSVAGATTVASRLVAQFGQPVVCDTLLPVGLSAHFPSPAVLAEATVDQIAVLGMPGKRAATIIAFAQFAARGGLEFDPHCTLEDVVAELKTLPGIGEWTAQYVAMRGLRFPNAFPAGDLGLQKAMVPGAEQRCTEKELWQRSQAWSPWRSYAALLLWQSLSHHA is encoded by the coding sequence ATGCAACAGCACACGGAATATTATCGCGCCATGGTGGCAAAAGATCCGCGTTTCGACGGGGTCTTCTTCGCCGGCATAAAAACGACGGGTATCTACTGTCGTCCTATTTGCCGCGTCAAAACTCCGCGCGAATCGTCGTGCCTGTTTTTTTCCTCACAAGCGGCGGCCGAGGCGGCGGGTTTTCGTCCATGCCTCCGTTGCCGCCCTGAGTTGGCACCGTATGCAATACAGCAGAATTTGGCGCATGCCATTTGGCGCAAAATTGCGAGTGGTGCTTTGAACGAACTGAGTGTTGAGGAGTTTGCAGAGCAGATCGGTTTGTCTTCACGTCAATTACGGCGTGTGATGCTACAGGAGTTCGGTGTCAGTCCGATTGAGCTGGCACAAACCCAGCGTTTGCTGTTCGCCAAGAAGCTATTGCAGGAAACGAATATGCCGATGATCGATGTTGCCTTTGCCGCGGGTTTTGGCAGCTTACGGCGCTTTAATGCTTTATTTGAGGAACGCTATCACATGACGCCTGCTTCGATCCGGCGCCAGTCGGAGCGCGTCGATGATCTCCTTTTCTTGCGTTTGGCATATCGCCCGCCCTTGGCCTGGAGGGAACTCTTGGTGTACTTGCAAGGCCGTGCCATGAACGGTATCGAGAGTATTGATTTGCAGGCGGAGAGTTACGCCCGCACCGTGCAAATAGGCAAACACCAAGGTTGGATACGTGTGCAACATTTGCCAGATAGTCAGCAACTAGGGTTAACGGTGTCGCATGGATTACAGCCGGTTCTGATGCCATTGATTGAACGAGTGCGGAATCAGTTCGATCTCGAAGCCAATCCGACCATGGTAGCGAATCATTTACAACAAGAACCCATTTTGGCAGCGCAAATCGCACGAACACCAGGCTTGAGGGTACCGGGGACATTTGATGTATTTGAGCTAGCGATTCGCGCGATCTTAGGACAGCAAGTAAGTGTAGCCGGAGCGACCACGGTGGCGTCGCGTCTAGTGGCGCAATTCGGTCAGCCTGTGGTTTGCGATACGCTTTTGCCGGTTGGCTTGAGTGCGCATTTCCCAAGTCCAGCGGTCTTGGCGGAAGCGACGGTTGATCAAATTGCCGTGCTTGGTATGCCAGGCAAACGCGCCGCAACGATCATCGCCTTCGCACAGTTTGCGGCGCGCGGCGGTTTAGAGTTTGATCCACACTGCACTTTGGAAGACGTGGTCGCCGAGCTTAAAACTTTGCCGGGTATTGGTGAGTGGACGGCGCAGTATGTGGCGATGCGCGGTCTGCGTTTTCCAAACGCCTTCCCAGCTGGCGATCTCGGTTTGCAAAAGGCAATGGTCCCGGGCGCTGAGCAGCGCTGCACGGAAAAAGAACTATGGCAACGATCGCAGGCGTGGTCGCCTTGGCGTTCTTATGCGGCCCTGCTGTTATGGCAATCCTTGAGTCATCACGCGTAA
- a CDS encoding methylated-DNA--[protein]-cysteine S-methyltransferase, with amino-acid sequence MTRYYSMMESPVGPLCLVADAQGLCGVFFEDHRHQVFDPEWVQDDALKIFQKTRPQLQEYFAGQRQQFDLPIGKVSGTPFQQEVWQALRSIPYGETRSYGALAQSIGRPKAVRALGAANGRNPLSIIVPCHRVIAGNGDLQGYAGGLERKRRLLEWESQWLAKS; translated from the coding sequence ATGACACGGTATTACAGCATGATGGAAAGCCCTGTAGGCCCACTTTGCTTGGTGGCGGATGCGCAGGGTCTATGCGGGGTGTTTTTTGAAGATCATCGACATCAGGTTTTTGATCCAGAGTGGGTACAAGATGATGCTTTGAAGATTTTTCAAAAAACGCGACCCCAGCTTCAAGAATACTTTGCCGGACAGCGGCAGCAGTTTGACCTGCCCATCGGGAAGGTCTCCGGTACGCCCTTTCAACAAGAGGTGTGGCAGGCGCTGCGTAGCATTCCCTATGGTGAAACGCGTAGTTATGGTGCGCTCGCACAAAGCATCGGTCGTCCCAAAGCGGTGCGAGCGCTTGGTGCGGCTAATGGCCGCAATCCACTCTCGATCATCGTTCCCTGTCATCGCGTGATTGCGGGGAATGGTGATTTGCAAGGTTATGCCGGTGGTTTGGAGCGCAAACGACGGCTTTTGGAGTGGGAAAGCCAATGGTTGGCAAAATCATAA
- a CDS encoding phasin family protein, which produces MYTTPEQFLAASKNGFEAQFAALTALNKKAFEGFEQFVSLNVNAAKATFEEGTAAAQQLVNAKDAQEFFNLTAAQAKPNAEKALAYGRHLATITSATQQEFTKAVEAHIAETNAKVIALIDEVTKNAPAGSEQAVAALKTVVGNVNAGYEQLSKATKQAVATLEDNLANATKQFTQAAEKTTAKKK; this is translated from the coding sequence ATGTACACAACACCAGAACAATTCCTCGCTGCTTCCAAAAACGGTTTTGAAGCGCAATTCGCTGCTTTGACAGCATTGAACAAAAAAGCATTCGAAGGTTTCGAACAATTCGTATCTTTGAACGTGAACGCAGCTAAAGCGACTTTCGAAGAAGGTACAGCAGCAGCACAACAATTGGTTAACGCGAAAGACGCACAAGAATTCTTCAACTTGACAGCAGCTCAAGCGAAACCAAACGCAGAAAAAGCATTGGCATACGGCCGTCACTTGGCAACAATCACTTCTGCAACACAGCAAGAATTCACTAAAGCAGTTGAAGCACACATCGCTGAAACAAATGCGAAAGTTATCGCTTTGATCGACGAAGTTACTAAGAATGCACCAGCGGGTTCCGAACAAGCTGTCGCAGCTTTGAAAACAGTGGTTGGTAACGTTAATGCAGGTTACGAACAATTGTCCAAAGCAACAAAACAAGCTGTTGCAACATTGGAAGACAACCTCGCGAACGCAACTAAGCAATTCACACAAGCAGCAGAAAAAACAACTGCAAAGAAAAAATAA